One Clostridium sp. CM027 genomic window carries:
- a CDS encoding cation-translocating P-type ATPase: MKDNSLKGLSKIEVKTLREKYGFNELLKVKKSNPIIKFLSVFKEPMFLLLAGASTLYFILGEPREGSIMLIFVIFVATITFVQEWKTEKTMDALKDLTAPHVIALRDEKKQVIKSCELVPSDIIFLSEGDRIPADCEVIQESNFSVDESSLTGESEPVYKLPTGAIDSSKEYWKQDYLYAGTLSNFGKCTARVRTIGFETEYGKIGKAINETNQEPSPLQKKVSNLVKTLAIAGFILCIIVISFSYMHTGEFVESILAGITLAMAIIPEEFPVVLTIFLSLGAFRLAKKNTLIRSIPAVETLGSTTVLCVDKTGTITQNIMRVKTIYNNEFIDPDKLLDKDLAKLLVLACEKDPYDPMEKAIVAAGTDKIDINELYNIELAKKYAFDPKTKRMANIYKENDTYYIAAKGSPETILPLCNLSPNEEPKILNIIDDMAITGLRVIVLADLVTCTLKDNLEQYRLCFKGLIGLQDPPKEGVQDAINICKKAGVRVMMITGDYSKTAIAIGHEIGLNFNNSAITGDEIDAMTDYELCEAVKHCDIFSRVIPEHKMKIVKALKKNGEIVAMTGDGVNDAPALKNANIGIAMGKRGTEVAKEAADMILMDDNFTTIVHSIEDGRRVFDNIRKAMVYIMIIHIPIMALALFSPVFNLPQILLPVHIVLLELILDPTCSIVFEGEPAEDYIMDQPPRLPDEPLLTRALTKKVLLQGTTMFLAAFLPFHYMVDSGLSADYARTFSLMSLIVGNVILVLVNRSNTKYLFSIFKEKGSKARLYINSLALMMLFSIVYIPAAHPIFKTVALNFKTAILACILGAASTGWWEIVKFYNNPKNIKLKN, from the coding sequence GTGAAAGATAATTCATTAAAAGGTTTGAGTAAGATCGAGGTAAAAACTCTTAGAGAAAAATATGGTTTTAATGAGCTTTTGAAAGTTAAAAAGTCTAATCCCATAATAAAATTTTTAAGTGTATTCAAAGAGCCTATGTTTTTATTATTAGCAGGAGCCTCAACTTTATATTTTATTTTAGGTGAACCAAGAGAAGGTAGTATAATGCTTATTTTTGTTATTTTTGTTGCTACTATAACCTTCGTTCAGGAATGGAAAACCGAAAAAACTATGGATGCTTTAAAAGATTTGACGGCACCCCATGTTATAGCCCTTAGGGATGAAAAAAAACAAGTAATTAAAAGCTGCGAACTTGTGCCTTCTGATATAATTTTTTTATCAGAAGGAGATCGTATTCCAGCAGATTGTGAAGTAATACAGGAATCAAACTTTTCAGTGGATGAATCTTCTCTAACTGGAGAAAGCGAACCTGTATATAAGCTACCCACCGGAGCTATAGATTCCTCTAAGGAATACTGGAAACAGGATTATTTATATGCAGGTACTTTGTCTAATTTCGGGAAATGCACTGCTAGAGTAAGGACAATAGGCTTTGAAACGGAATATGGAAAAATAGGAAAAGCTATAAATGAAACAAATCAGGAACCCTCTCCTCTTCAAAAGAAAGTATCTAATTTAGTAAAAACATTAGCTATTGCTGGCTTTATTTTATGCATTATAGTAATAAGTTTTTCCTATATGCATACTGGTGAATTTGTTGAGAGTATACTCGCAGGTATAACCTTGGCTATGGCCATTATTCCAGAAGAGTTCCCCGTAGTACTTACAATCTTCTTATCCCTAGGCGCATTTAGGTTAGCTAAAAAGAACACCTTAATTCGCAGTATACCCGCTGTGGAAACTTTAGGTTCCACCACCGTTCTTTGCGTAGATAAAACAGGAACAATCACACAAAATATTATGAGGGTAAAAACTATATATAACAATGAATTTATAGACCCAGATAAACTTCTGGATAAAGATTTAGCTAAGCTTTTAGTTTTAGCTTGCGAAAAAGATCCCTACGATCCTATGGAAAAAGCGATAGTTGCAGCTGGCACTGATAAAATAGACATAAATGAGCTTTACAATATTGAGTTAGCTAAAAAATATGCTTTTGATCCTAAAACCAAAAGAATGGCGAACATTTACAAAGAAAATGATACCTATTATATAGCAGCTAAAGGTTCCCCAGAAACTATATTGCCACTATGTAATCTAAGTCCAAATGAAGAACCCAAAATTTTAAATATTATTGATGATATGGCTATCACCGGGTTAAGAGTTATTGTACTGGCTGATTTAGTAACTTGTACCCTTAAAGATAATTTAGAGCAGTATAGATTATGTTTTAAGGGATTAATCGGACTTCAAGATCCACCGAAAGAAGGCGTACAGGATGCTATAAATATATGCAAAAAAGCTGGAGTAAGGGTAATGATGATAACTGGAGATTATTCTAAAACAGCTATAGCCATAGGACATGAGATAGGTCTTAATTTTAATAACTCTGCTATTACTGGAGATGAAATTGATGCTATGACCGACTATGAACTTTGCGAGGCAGTGAAGCATTGTGATATTTTCTCAAGAGTAATTCCAGAACATAAAATGAAGATAGTTAAGGCACTTAAAAAGAACGGTGAAATTGTTGCAATGACTGGTGATGGCGTAAACGATGCCCCAGCTCTAAAAAATGCTAATATAGGTATTGCAATGGGAAAAAGAGGAACAGAGGTTGCGAAAGAAGCTGCCGATATGATTCTAATGGATGATAATTTTACAACTATAGTTCACTCCATAGAAGATGGAAGAAGGGTTTTTGATAACATTCGTAAAGCTATGGTATATATAATGATAATTCACATTCCTATTATGGCCTTAGCGTTATTTTCACCTGTTTTTAACTTACCACAAATATTACTACCTGTTCATATTGTTCTTTTAGAGTTAATTTTGGATCCAACCTGCTCTATAGTTTTTGAAGGTGAACCAGCAGAAGATTATATAATGGATCAGCCCCCACGCTTGCCTGATGAACCTCTACTAACGAGAGCATTAACAAAAAAAGTTTTATTACAGGGTACAACAATGTTTTTAGCAGCATTTTTACCTTTCCACTATATGGTTGACTCAGGTCTAAGTGCAGACTATGCAAGAACTTTTTCTTTAATGAGCCTGATAGTCGGAAATGTAATTTTAGTCTTAGTTAATAGATCCAACACTAAGTATCTATTTAGTATTTTTAAGGAAAAAGGTAGCAAAGCTAGACTTTACATTAATAGCTTAGCCTTAATGATGTTATTTTCAATAGTGTATATTCCAGCTGCTCATCCTATTTTTAAAACTGTAGCGCTGAATTTTAAAACCGCTATACTAGCCTGCATCCTTGGTGCTGCTTCTACTGGTTGGTGGGAAATTGTTAAGTTTTATAATAATCCAAAGAACATAAAATTAAAAAATTAA
- a CDS encoding zinc-ribbon domain-containing protein produces MADKTLVCKDCGKDFVFTEGEQEFYKEKGFDNEPQRCVDCRRARKQQNDRGFRN; encoded by the coding sequence ATGGCAGATAAAACTTTAGTATGTAAAGACTGTGGTAAAGATTTCGTATTCACTGAAGGCGAACAAGAATTCTACAAAGAAAAAGGATTCGACAATGAACCTCAAAGATGTGTTGATTGCAGAAGAGCAAGAAAACAACAAAATGACAGAGGATTCAGAAACTAG
- a CDS encoding GntR family transcriptional regulator: protein MFELDLRSRLPLYEQLVEKLKQLIISEILKPNQQLPSVRTISMELTMNPNTIQKAYKELEIQGYIHSIKGKGSFVTPSAKVADSENLKKIENELTKILSEAMYMGMTKEYILKIISQIQTNKKEE, encoded by the coding sequence ATGTTTGAATTAGATTTAAGAAGTCGTCTGCCCCTTTACGAACAACTAGTAGAAAAGCTTAAGCAGCTTATAATTAGTGAAATATTGAAGCCTAATCAGCAACTACCTTCAGTGCGCACTATTTCAATGGAGCTTACTATGAACCCCAATACTATTCAAAAAGCGTATAAGGAACTAGAAATACAAGGATATATTCACTCCATAAAAGGAAAAGGCAGTTTCGTTACTCCCTCCGCAAAAGTAGCAGATTCTGAAAACCTAAAGAAAATAGAAAATGAATTAACAAAAATACTGTCTGAGGCGATGTATATGGGGATGACAAAAGAATATATTTTAAAAATAATTTCACAAATACAAACTAATAAGAAGGAGGAATAA
- a CDS encoding ABC transporter ATP-binding protein yields the protein MISVKNVSKSFADLEALQNVNLNVNKGSIYGLVGSNGAGKTTLLKLLAGIYKQDTGIVQIAGENVFENVLTKSEIVFIPDSLYFFSQYTIDNMANYYKNIYPKWNNERFENLIKVFDMDVNKKINSLSKGMQRQVAFWLALSTMPKVMILDEPLDGLDPVMRQKVKNLIIQDVADKEMTIIISSHNLRELEDICDHLGILHKGTLIVEKDLDALKSDVHKIQIAFKDKVPKELLSGANILHKEERGIVLLLIVRGNKSDVINYFNKFNPVIMDVLTLTLEEIFIYEMGAVNYEIENIML from the coding sequence ATGATTTCAGTAAAAAATGTTTCTAAATCCTTTGCTGATTTAGAAGCATTACAAAATGTAAACCTTAATGTTAATAAAGGCTCTATTTACGGCCTTGTAGGTTCAAACGGTGCCGGAAAAACAACTCTTTTAAAGCTTTTAGCAGGTATCTATAAACAGGACACGGGAATAGTTCAAATAGCTGGTGAAAATGTGTTTGAGAATGTATTAACCAAATCAGAAATTGTATTTATACCAGATTCCCTTTATTTCTTTTCCCAATATACAATAGATAATATGGCTAACTATTATAAAAATATTTATCCTAAATGGAACAATGAAAGATTTGAAAATCTAATAAAAGTATTTGATATGGATGTAAATAAAAAAATAAATAGTTTATCTAAAGGTATGCAAAGACAGGTTGCCTTTTGGCTTGCACTATCAACTATGCCTAAGGTTATGATTTTAGATGAACCACTTGACGGCTTAGATCCAGTTATGAGGCAAAAGGTCAAAAACTTAATAATCCAAGATGTGGCGGACAAAGAAATGACTATTATTATTTCTTCCCACAATTTAAGGGAATTAGAAGATATCTGTGACCATTTAGGAATTCTTCATAAAGGAACTCTCATAGTAGAAAAAGATTTAGATGCGTTAAAATCTGATGTGCATAAAATACAAATTGCCTTTAAGGATAAAGTACCAAAAGAACTTCTTAGCGGTGCTAATATACTCCACAAGGAAGAAAGAGGAATAGTGCTTCTTCTAATTGTTAGAGGAAATAAGTCTGATGTTATTAATTACTTTAATAAATTTAATCCTGTGATTATGGATGTTCTTACTCTTACATTAGAAGAAATATTTATATATGAAATGGGGGCCGTTAACTATGAAATTGAAAACATCATGCTTTAA
- a CDS encoding DUF6449 domain-containing protein has translation MKLKTSCFNKGVLVNDIKRFGWIGICYTIFLLFEVPFKILMMNASNTAHPEYSSSMKDIFNNNILLMSTAVIPVLTAILLFRYIQNKKSVDMIHALPIKRVKLYDNHIFIGILLLVLPVIITALSSLLLKESLNLNTANIHFTVNNVMFWAGLTILFNIVIFLSSVLVGMFTGLSTAQGILTYIFLFLPLGLTALISYNLDFFIYGIASNYYINNSIEFFSPITRFLTNTPMTSMEIFIYIILCIILYLVARFAYHKRNLEAASNVVAFKHLQPVFKYGITFCCMLVGGTYFKSGGYDIRFIILGYVIGSVIGYIIAEIIITKSLRIFRNIKGYFMYAGIIALLALVINSDIIGYEKRIPTIENIDSIVIDNGFYYTTSLKEDNPISAYHEIQTLNNIVKLHSKLITDKKTLKYASNTNKQFDILYNLKNGKQIKRQYNIPQDEYGKYLKPIYESKEYKEFHNSILNTDYKSIDKISINSRYKNNGITIANQTKIKEATDILKNEALNETYESIIDSRDSWASIDILLSNDERINLSWKKSYKEFENWLKQNGYYSKARILPEDIDYAIIEKRNPSNPHGGINLSDETVNVKRLKITDKTKLETCLTNYSQNVEGQYALGLHMKNGDDITYLNIETAYVPDFVREYFK, from the coding sequence ATGAAATTGAAAACATCATGCTTTAATAAAGGGGTACTCGTAAATGATATAAAACGCTTTGGCTGGATAGGCATATGTTACACAATATTTTTATTATTTGAAGTACCTTTTAAAATATTGATGATGAACGCTAGTAACACCGCTCATCCAGAGTATTCTTCATCAATGAAAGATATTTTTAATAATAACATACTATTGATGTCCACTGCAGTTATACCGGTTTTAACTGCTATACTATTATTTAGATACATACAAAACAAAAAATCTGTAGATATGATTCACGCTCTTCCTATAAAAAGGGTGAAGTTATATGATAACCATATATTTATAGGAATACTGCTTCTTGTATTACCAGTAATTATCACTGCACTTTCTTCATTATTACTTAAAGAATCTTTAAATTTAAACACTGCTAACATTCACTTTACGGTTAATAATGTTATGTTCTGGGCTGGACTAACAATTTTATTTAATATTGTTATTTTTCTTTCAAGTGTTTTAGTTGGTATGTTCACAGGACTTTCAACTGCACAGGGAATACTTACGTATATATTTTTATTTTTACCGCTTGGATTAACTGCCTTAATTAGTTATAATCTTGACTTCTTTATTTATGGCATTGCCAGTAACTACTATATAAATAATAGCATAGAATTTTTTTCTCCAATTACAAGATTTTTAACTAATACACCAATGACTTCAATGGAAATATTTATATATATAATTTTATGTATTATTCTTTACCTTGTAGCTAGATTCGCATACCATAAAAGAAATTTAGAAGCTGCATCTAATGTTGTTGCTTTTAAACATCTACAGCCTGTATTTAAATATGGCATAACCTTCTGCTGTATGCTAGTAGGTGGAACGTATTTTAAAAGCGGAGGCTATGATATACGCTTTATTATACTCGGATATGTTATAGGCTCTGTAATTGGATATATTATTGCAGAAATTATAATAACTAAATCCCTAAGAATTTTTAGAAATATAAAGGGGTATTTCATGTACGCAGGTATTATCGCCCTACTAGCACTTGTTATTAATTCTGATATTATTGGATATGAAAAACGAATTCCTACTATAGAAAATATCGACAGCATTGTTATAGATAATGGGTTCTATTATACAACTAGTTTAAAGGAGGACAACCCAATATCTGCTTATCATGAAATACAAACTCTTAATAACATTGTGAAATTGCATAGTAAGCTTATAACTGATAAAAAAACTTTAAAGTACGCTTCAAATACAAATAAGCAATTTGATATTCTATATAACTTGAAAAATGGAAAGCAAATAAAAAGACAATATAATATTCCACAAGATGAGTATGGAAAATATCTAAAACCTATATATGAATCAAAGGAATATAAAGAATTTCATAATAGTATTTTAAACACCGATTATAAATCCATTGATAAAATTTCAATTAACTCAAGATATAAAAATAATGGGATAACAATAGCAAACCAAACAAAAATTAAAGAAGCAACAGATATTTTGAAAAATGAGGCTTTAAATGAAACTTATGAAAGCATCATAGATTCAAGAGATTCATGGGCGAGTATTGATATATTATTATCAAATGATGAAAGAATAAATTTATCTTGGAAAAAATCCTATAAAGAATTTGAAAATTGGTTAAAACAAAATGGATACTATTCTAAGGCTAGAATTTTGCCTGAAGATATAGACTATGCTATTATAGAAAAAAGAAACCCTAGCAACCCCCATGGAGGAATTAATCTTTCGGATGAAACCGTCAATGTAAAAAGACTTAAAATCACTGATAAAACTAAGCTTGAAACCTGTCTAACAAACTACTCACAAAATGTTGAAGGACAGTATGCTTTAGGTCTACATATGAAAAACGGTGATGATATTACTTATTTAAATATTGAAACCGCATATGTACCTGATTTCGTTCGCGAATATTTCAAATAA